A region from the Helicoverpa armigera isolate CAAS_96S chromosome 6, ASM3070526v1, whole genome shotgun sequence genome encodes:
- the LOC126057035 gene encoding larval cuticle protein A2B, with translation MFSFIAIACLLGVATAAPSDIGALPIATGSISIPRYGFNYAVNDPITGDQKAQTESRDGGVVKGSYSLTEPDGTLRVVDYTADPVSGFNAVVKRVGPAAHPQTLVSAPVVSKQIVAPIAAAPIAAAPIATSGYATSLVGLGGLGLGLGSGLGLGLGSGIGNAGIGLGSADLGLAGAGIGYGGLGYGIGGLGGLGGWKH, from the exons ATGTTCAGTTTCATTGCG ATTGCTTGCTTGCTTGGTGTAGCAACGGCCGCTCCGTCCGACATCGGGGCTTTGCCCATCGCTACCGGCAGTATT TCGATCCCGCGTTACGGCTTCAACTATGCGGTCAACGACCCCATAACTGGTGACCAAAAGGCACAAACCGAGTCTCGCGACGGAGGCGTCGTGAAAGGCTCTTACTCCCTCACTGAACCCGACGGTACCTTGAGAGTGGTGGACTATACCGCTGATCCCGTTTCTGGTTTCAACGCGGTGGTGAAACGTGTTGGCCCTGCGGCTCACCCACAAACCTTGGTTTCTGCGCCCGTCGTCAGCAAACAGATCGTGGCTCCTATTGCCGCTGCGCCGATAGCCGCTGCCCCTATCGCCACTAGTGGTTACGCAACCAGCTTAGTCGGCCTCGGAGGACTAGGTTTGGGACTCGGCAGCGGATTAGGCCTTGGCTTAGGCTCAGGCATCGGCAACGCCGGAATTGGCCTAGGCAGCGCCGACCTTGGCCTCGCTGGAGCCGGCATCGGCTACGGCGGCCTCGGCTACGGCATCGGAGGACTTGGCGGCCTCGGTGGATGGAAGCACTAG